Proteins from one Mycolicibacter virginiensis genomic window:
- a CDS encoding IS30 family transposase — protein sequence MELLAAGWSTAQAAREVGVNVRTARDWRQGIRHVNNTRIYPDGRVVDYNHGTVYKQPVTSVTCDDTGPPAIDGRYLSIEDRVAIAEGLLGRDSLRAIADRIGKNVSTVSREVRRHSIDGRYLPYQADRVAVAARARPKGFKLVVNTVLREAVEEGLSRKLSPEQISRRLRRDHPDDESMWVSHETIYQALYFQARGGLKREVQQALRTGRTRRKPHRKDGERYQRFTDPMVMISDRPAEVEDRAIPGHWEGDLITGEKNQTAIGTLVERTTRYTMLLHLPGGHDAETVRDALIATMSTLPAHLRGSLTWDQGAEMAGHKQFSMATDMAVYFCDPASPWQRGSNENTNGLLRQYFPKGTDLSIYGPEDLEHVAQELNSRPRKTLGWDTPAERLRDLLLAN from the coding sequence ATGGAGCTGCTCGCGGCCGGCTGGTCAACCGCGCAGGCAGCTCGTGAGGTCGGTGTGAACGTACGGACCGCGCGGGACTGGCGCCAGGGGATTCGCCACGTCAACAACACGCGGATCTATCCCGATGGCCGGGTCGTGGACTACAACCACGGCACCGTCTACAAACAGCCTGTGACCAGTGTGACCTGCGATGACACCGGGCCGCCGGCGATTGACGGCCGGTATCTGTCGATCGAGGATCGGGTAGCGATCGCCGAGGGCCTGCTCGGGAGGGATTCGCTGCGGGCGATCGCCGACCGGATCGGCAAGAACGTCTCCACCGTCTCGCGGGAGGTCCGCAGACACAGCATTGATGGCCGATACCTGCCGTATCAGGCCGATCGTGTGGCAGTGGCGGCCCGGGCGCGGCCCAAGGGGTTCAAACTGGTGGTGAACACGGTCCTGCGGGAGGCGGTCGAGGAAGGCTTATCGCGCAAGCTCTCACCGGAGCAGATCTCGCGCCGCCTGCGCCGGGATCATCCCGACGACGAGAGCATGTGGGTGAGCCACGAAACGATCTACCAGGCCCTCTACTTCCAGGCCCGAGGTGGCTTGAAACGAGAAGTGCAGCAAGCACTTCGGACCGGACGAACGAGACGTAAACCGCACCGCAAAGACGGCGAACGCTATCAGCGGTTCACCGACCCGATGGTGATGATCAGCGACCGCCCCGCCGAAGTCGAAGACCGTGCGATCCCCGGGCATTGGGAAGGCGATCTGATCACCGGGGAGAAGAACCAGACCGCGATCGGCACCCTCGTCGAGCGAACGACGCGCTACACGATGCTGCTGCACCTACCGGGCGGGCATGACGCCGAGACCGTGCGCGATGCACTGATCGCAACTATGAGCACCCTGCCGGCACATCTGCGGGGGTCACTGACCTGGGACCAAGGCGCCGAGATGGCCGGGCACAAGCAGTTCAGCATGGCCACCGACATGGCCGTCTATTTCTGCGATCCGGCCAGCCCCTGGCAGCGTGGCAGCAACGAGAACACCAACGGACTGCTGCGGCAGTACTTCCCCAAAGGAACCGACCTGAGCATCTACGGACCCGAAGACCTCGAACACGTCGCCCAAGAGCTCAACAGCCGCCCACGCAAAACGCTCGGCTGGGATACCCCAGCCGAGCGCCTGCGTGATCTACTACTGGCCAACTAG
- a CDS encoding valine--tRNA ligase, with protein sequence MTDTPNAANADHLPKSWEPGAVEDAIYQRWVDAGYFTADPTSDKPGYSIVLPPPNVTGSLHMGHALDHTLMDVLTRRKRMQGYEVLWLPGMDHAGIATQSVVERQLAADGKSKEDFGREQFIEKVWDWKRESGGTIGGQMRRLGDGVDWSRERFTMDEGLSRAVRTIFKRLYDAGLIYQAERLVNWSPVLETAISDLEVKYDDIEGELVSFRYGSMDDTQPHIVVATTRLETMLGDTAIAVHPDDDRYRDLVGSSLPHPFLDRQIAVVADAHVDPEFGTGAVKVTPAHDPNDFEIGLRHQLDMPTILDKRARITGTGTQFDGMDRFEARVAVREALAAQGRIVAEKRPYLHSVGHSERSGEVIEPRLSMQWWVDVSSLAKAAGDAVRDGDTVIHPKSLEPRWFGWVDDMHDWCISRQLWWGHRIPIWHGPNGEKVCVGPDETPPEGWEQDPDVLDTWFSSALWPFSTMGWPDATPELEKFYPTSVLVTGYDILFFWVARMMMFGTFVGGDAALPEGKVPFRNVFLHGLIRDEHGRKMSKSRGNGIDPLDWVEMFGADALRFTLARGASPGSDLSIGEDHARASRNFVTKLFNATRFALMNGASPASLPPVGELTDADRWILGRLEEVRAEVDSAFEGYEFGRACEALYHFAWDEFCDWYVELAKTQLGQGLTHTTAVLAAVLDTLLRLLHPVIPFVTETLWQELTGAESLVIADWPAPSGIALDQVAAQRITDMQKLVTEVRRFRSDQGLRDRQKVSARLTGIDDADLATQVAAVASQAWLTEPGEDFAPSATVEVRLTRGTVVVELDTSGTVDVVAERRRLEKDLATARKDLEATSAKLGNDEFLGKAPEAVVEKIRARQQLARDEVERITARLAGLT encoded by the coding sequence GTGACTGACACTCCCAACGCCGCCAACGCCGATCACCTGCCCAAGTCGTGGGAGCCGGGTGCGGTCGAGGACGCGATCTACCAGCGTTGGGTGGATGCCGGCTACTTCACCGCGGACCCCACCAGCGACAAGCCCGGCTACTCGATCGTGCTGCCCCCGCCGAACGTCACCGGGAGCCTGCACATGGGGCACGCGCTCGACCACACCCTGATGGACGTGTTGACCCGGCGTAAGCGGATGCAGGGCTACGAGGTGTTGTGGCTGCCGGGCATGGACCACGCCGGCATCGCCACCCAGAGTGTGGTTGAACGCCAGCTCGCCGCCGACGGCAAGAGCAAGGAAGACTTCGGCCGCGAACAGTTCATCGAGAAGGTGTGGGACTGGAAGCGAGAGTCCGGCGGCACCATCGGCGGCCAGATGCGCCGGCTCGGCGACGGCGTGGACTGGAGTCGCGAACGGTTCACCATGGACGAGGGCCTGTCGCGGGCGGTCCGCACCATCTTCAAGCGGCTCTACGACGCCGGGCTGATCTACCAGGCCGAACGACTGGTCAACTGGTCGCCGGTGCTGGAGACCGCGATCAGCGATCTCGAGGTCAAATACGACGACATCGAGGGCGAGCTGGTGTCGTTCCGCTACGGCTCAATGGACGACACCCAGCCCCATATCGTGGTGGCCACCACCCGGCTCGAGACCATGCTCGGTGACACCGCGATCGCGGTGCATCCCGACGACGACCGGTACCGCGACCTGGTGGGCAGCTCACTGCCGCACCCGTTCTTGGACCGTCAGATCGCCGTGGTCGCCGACGCCCACGTCGATCCCGAATTCGGCACCGGCGCGGTCAAAGTCACCCCCGCCCACGACCCCAACGACTTCGAGATCGGTCTGCGCCACCAGCTGGACATGCCGACGATCCTGGATAAACGCGCCCGGATCACCGGCACCGGAACACAATTCGACGGCATGGACCGGTTCGAGGCGCGTGTCGCGGTGCGTGAAGCGCTGGCCGCGCAAGGCCGCATCGTGGCCGAGAAGCGGCCCTACCTGCACAGCGTCGGGCATTCCGAGCGCAGCGGCGAGGTCATCGAACCGCGACTGTCCATGCAGTGGTGGGTCGACGTCTCCTCGCTGGCCAAGGCCGCCGGTGACGCGGTCCGAGACGGCGACACCGTCATCCACCCGAAGAGCCTGGAGCCGCGCTGGTTCGGCTGGGTCGACGACATGCACGACTGGTGCATCTCCCGGCAGCTGTGGTGGGGACACCGCATCCCGATCTGGCATGGGCCCAACGGCGAAAAGGTCTGCGTCGGCCCGGACGAGACCCCGCCGGAGGGCTGGGAGCAGGACCCCGACGTGCTGGACACCTGGTTCTCCTCGGCGTTGTGGCCGTTCTCCACGATGGGCTGGCCGGATGCCACGCCGGAGCTGGAGAAGTTTTATCCGACAAGCGTTTTGGTGACCGGCTACGACATCCTGTTCTTCTGGGTCGCCCGGATGATGATGTTCGGGACCTTCGTCGGCGGCGACGCCGCGCTGCCCGAAGGCAAGGTGCCGTTCCGCAATGTGTTCCTGCACGGCCTGATTCGCGACGAACACGGCCGCAAGATGAGCAAGTCCCGCGGTAACGGGATCGACCCGCTGGACTGGGTGGAGATGTTCGGCGCCGACGCCCTGCGGTTCACCCTGGCCCGCGGAGCGAGCCCCGGCAGTGACCTGTCGATCGGTGAGGACCACGCCCGCGCGTCGCGCAACTTCGTCACCAAGCTGTTCAACGCGACCCGGTTCGCCCTGATGAACGGCGCATCGCCGGCGTCGCTGCCGCCGGTCGGGGAGCTGACCGACGCCGACCGCTGGATCCTGGGGCGCCTGGAAGAGGTTCGCGCCGAAGTGGATTCGGCGTTCGAGGGCTACGAGTTCGGGCGGGCCTGCGAGGCGCTGTACCACTTCGCCTGGGACGAGTTCTGCGACTGGTACGTCGAATTGGCCAAGACCCAGTTGGGGCAGGGGCTGACGCACACCACGGCCGTGCTCGCGGCGGTGCTGGACACCCTGTTGCGGCTGTTGCACCCGGTGATCCCGTTCGTCACCGAAACCCTGTGGCAGGAGCTCACCGGTGCAGAGTCGCTGGTGATCGCGGACTGGCCGGCCCCGTCGGGCATCGCCTTGGACCAGGTGGCTGCGCAACGGATCACCGACATGCAGAAGCTGGTGACCGAAGTGCGCCGGTTCCGCAGCGACCAGGGCCTGCGTGACCGGCAGAAAGTCTCGGCCCGGCTGACCGGCATCGACGACGCCGACCTGGCCACCCAGGTTGCCGCGGTGGCGTCCCAGGCCTGGCTGACCGAGCCGGGGGAGGACTTCGCGCCGTCGGCCACCGTCGAGGTGCGGCTTACTCGCGGAACGGTCGTCGTCGAACTGGACACCTCCGGCACCGTCGACGTCGTCGCGGAGCGTCGCCGCTTGGAAAAGGACCTGGCCACTGCGCGTAAGGACCTCGAGGCCACCTCGGCAAAGCTGGGCAACGACGAATTCCTGGGCAAGGCGCCTGAGGCGGTGGTCGAGAAGATCCGGGCCCGCCAACAGCTGGCCCGCGACGAAGTGGAGCGCATCACCGCGCGCCTGGCAGGCCTGACGTGA
- the folC gene encoding bifunctional tetrahydrofolate synthase/dihydrofolate synthase, whose protein sequence is MTDHPIGAGEPSPDEIAALLQVEHLLDQRWGETKIEPSLTRINALLELLGSPQRGYPSIHVAGTNGKTSVVRMIDALLTAFSRRTGRTTSPHLQSAVERIAIDGQPISPARYVETYTEIEPFVQMVDASSQADGGPAMSKFEVLTGMAFAAFADAPVDVAIVEVGMGGRWDATNVVEAPVAVITPIGIDHVDYLGEDIAGIAEEKAGIIHRSSDELTDTVAVIARQVPEVMEVLLAQSVRADAAVARETSEFAVLSRQLAVGGQVLELQGLGGVYSDIFLPLHGEHQAHNAVLALAAVEAFFGAGAERQLDVETVRAGFAAVRSPGRLERMRSSPTVFIDAAHNPAGAAVLAQALAEDFDFRYLVGVVSVLGDKDVDGILAALEPAFDRIVVTHNGSPRALDVETLTLAAARWFGDDRVVTTETLEDAIDTATALVDEFDSEGEASGAGIVITGSVVTAGAARSLFGKDPA, encoded by the coding sequence GTGACCGATCATCCGATCGGCGCAGGCGAGCCCAGCCCGGACGAGATCGCGGCCCTGCTCCAAGTCGAGCACCTACTTGATCAGCGTTGGGGCGAGACCAAGATCGAACCCAGCCTGACCCGCATCAACGCCCTGCTTGAGTTGCTCGGCTCGCCGCAGCGCGGTTACCCGTCCATTCACGTGGCCGGCACCAACGGCAAGACGTCGGTGGTGCGGATGATCGACGCGCTGCTGACGGCGTTCAGCCGTCGTACCGGGCGCACCACCAGCCCGCACCTGCAGTCGGCGGTCGAGCGCATTGCGATCGACGGCCAGCCGATCAGCCCGGCGCGCTATGTGGAGACTTACACCGAGATCGAGCCCTTCGTGCAGATGGTCGATGCGTCCTCGCAGGCAGACGGGGGACCGGCCATGAGCAAGTTCGAGGTGCTCACCGGGATGGCGTTCGCGGCATTCGCCGACGCCCCCGTCGACGTCGCCATCGTGGAAGTCGGCATGGGTGGTCGCTGGGACGCCACCAACGTCGTGGAAGCTCCGGTCGCCGTCATCACCCCCATCGGCATCGACCACGTCGACTACCTCGGTGAGGACATCGCCGGGATCGCCGAGGAGAAGGCCGGCATCATTCACCGCTCGTCGGACGAACTGACCGACACCGTGGCGGTGATCGCCCGTCAGGTGCCCGAGGTGATGGAGGTGCTGCTGGCGCAGTCGGTGCGTGCCGACGCCGCGGTGGCACGAGAGACCTCGGAGTTCGCGGTGCTTAGCCGCCAACTCGCGGTCGGCGGGCAGGTCCTGGAACTGCAGGGTTTGGGCGGGGTGTACTCCGACATTTTTCTGCCGCTGCACGGCGAACACCAGGCCCACAACGCGGTGCTGGCGCTGGCGGCGGTGGAGGCGTTCTTCGGCGCCGGGGCCGAGCGTCAGCTCGACGTCGAGACCGTTCGGGCGGGATTCGCCGCGGTGCGCAGCCCCGGCCGGCTGGAGCGGATGCGCAGCTCGCCCACGGTGTTCATCGACGCCGCGCACAACCCGGCCGGCGCCGCCGTATTGGCCCAGGCTCTGGCCGAGGACTTCGACTTTCGGTATCTGGTCGGTGTGGTCAGCGTGCTTGGCGACAAGGACGTCGACGGCATCTTGGCCGCGCTGGAACCGGCGTTCGACCGAATTGTGGTGACCCATAACGGATCTCCGCGTGCACTGGATGTGGAGACGCTCACCCTGGCGGCGGCGCGATGGTTCGGCGACGACCGGGTGGTCACCACCGAGACGCTTGAAGATGCGATCGACACCGCTACCGCACTGGTCGACGAATTCGATTCCGAGGGCGAAGCGTCAGGGGCCGGCATCGTGATCACCGGCTCGGTGGTCACCGCCGGTGCGGCTCGCTCTCTGTTCGGGAAGGACCCCGCATGA
- a CDS encoding DUF4233 domain-containing protein, translating into MTGQPDAPDPWRGFRGVMAATLILEAITVLLALPVVSVVGGGLTPFSLAYLLGLALVLLLFAGIQGRSWAIWANLALQLVLVAGFVIYPGVGIMGLVFTAVWALIAYFRAVVLRRS; encoded by the coding sequence ATGACCGGCCAGCCAGATGCTCCCGACCCGTGGCGGGGCTTTCGCGGCGTGATGGCCGCCACGCTGATCCTCGAAGCCATCACGGTGCTGCTGGCGCTGCCGGTGGTCAGCGTCGTCGGGGGCGGTCTGACACCGTTCTCGCTGGCGTATCTGCTCGGCCTGGCACTGGTGCTGCTGCTGTTCGCCGGCATCCAGGGCCGCAGCTGGGCGATCTGGGCCAACCTGGCGCTGCAGCTGGTGCTGGTGGCCGGCTTCGTGATTTACCCCGGGGTGGGCATCATGGGCCTGGTGTTCACCGCGGTGTGGGCACTGATCGCGTATTTCCGTGCCGTGGTCTTGCGACGCTCGTGA
- the ndk gene encoding nucleoside-diphosphate kinase — protein sequence MTERTLVLIKPDGVNRRLVGEIINRIEKKGLTLAALELRPVQQAVARQHYAEHDGKAFFASLLDFITSGPVVAAVVEGPRAIEAFRQLAGGTDPVAKATPGTIRGDFGLETQFNLVHGSDSPESAEREIALWFPDLKPSASTDPMTLA from the coding sequence ATGACTGAGCGGACTTTGGTACTGATCAAGCCGGACGGCGTGAACCGTCGGCTGGTGGGCGAGATCATCAACCGGATCGAGAAGAAGGGCCTGACGTTGGCGGCCCTGGAACTGCGGCCGGTGCAGCAGGCTGTGGCCCGGCAGCACTACGCCGAGCACGACGGCAAGGCGTTCTTCGCTTCGCTGCTGGACTTCATCACCTCGGGTCCCGTGGTTGCCGCTGTGGTGGAAGGGCCGCGCGCCATCGAGGCGTTCCGGCAGCTCGCCGGTGGAACCGACCCGGTAGCCAAGGCCACCCCGGGAACCATCCGTGGCGATTTCGGCCTGGAGACCCAGTTCAACCTGGTGCACGGCTCGGACTCGCCGGAGTCGGCCGAGCGTGAGATCGCGCTGTGGTTCCCCGACCTGAAGCCGTCGGCGTCGACGGATCCCATGACGCTGGCCTGA
- a CDS encoding Rne/Rng family ribonuclease yields MADPSLFKGPDSEVSAAPSEHEELPDRLRVHSLARVLGTTSRRVLDALTELDGRARSAHSSVDRVEAVRVRDLLDSAAEPAVTGLFQEAGEAEATGEVPDEPESRLLLETAPEPAAVRADYMPLFVAPQPVAFERPVPRDVEVDSDDDSDDYGDDDLGGSDADTDDENGDRPANRRRRRGRRGRGRGRGSEGAAAEDADDESEDDDSTAESEEAGDAEDAADEEGGSAEDAGNRRRRRRRRRKAGSGEEEDTGSSDDPPNTVVHERAPRAKSSRAAKSDRGTGDDEIQGITGSTRLEAKRQRRRDGRDAGRRRPPILSEAEFLARREAVERRMVVRDRVRTEPPHQGARYTQIAVLEDGVMVEHFVTSAASTSLVGNVYLGIVQNVLPSMEAAFVDIGRGRNGVLYAGEVNWEAAGLGGANRKIEQALKPGDYVVVQVSKDPIGHKGARLTTQVSLAGRYLVYVPGASSTGISRKLPDTERQRLKEILREVVPADAGVIIRTASEGVKESDIRADVERLQERWTQIEATAAETKGKAAGAAVALYEEPDVLVKVIRDLFNEDFSELVVSGDDAWATINDYVGSVAPELVSKLTRYTAPTGPDGQAGPDVFAVHRIDEQLAKALDRKVWLPSGGTLVIDRTEAMTVVDVNTGKFTGSGGNLEETVTKNNLEAAEEIVRQLRLRDIGGIIVIDFIDMVLESNRDLVLRRLTEALGRDRTRHQVSEVTSLGLVQLTRKRLGTGLIEAFSTSCQHCAGRGIVLHADPVDSAAPGRKTESGGSGGTTTSSRRSKRSKKPKVDEPAVVKVPVHTPGDHPMFKAMAAASDRHDESDDEHETAPDGDELVVNLAEQGAEGAEEADGPDEVATESLESEVADEDLADTEDDADDEDVDEDADDADVDDDEDEDADDEVDLDDDDDEDFDDDLDVIDESDESDESDEDDSDDAEDAEDFDEPEVAVAVVERPRRRRAAARPAGPPI; encoded by the coding sequence GTGGCAGACCCCTCTCTTTTTAAAGGCCCTGATTCAGAGGTATCAGCAGCACCGAGCGAGCACGAGGAGTTGCCCGATCGACTGCGGGTGCACTCGCTGGCACGGGTTCTGGGCACCACCAGCCGGCGGGTCCTGGATGCGCTGACGGAGTTGGACGGCCGGGCGCGCAGCGCCCACTCCAGCGTGGATCGCGTCGAGGCGGTGCGGGTCCGCGACCTGCTGGACTCGGCCGCCGAACCCGCTGTCACCGGACTGTTCCAGGAGGCCGGCGAGGCCGAGGCAACCGGCGAGGTCCCCGACGAGCCGGAGTCCCGGCTGCTGCTGGAGACGGCACCGGAGCCGGCCGCCGTGCGGGCTGACTACATGCCGTTGTTCGTCGCACCGCAGCCGGTCGCCTTCGAGCGCCCGGTGCCGCGCGACGTCGAAGTCGATTCCGACGACGACTCCGACGACTATGGCGACGACGACCTCGGCGGTTCCGACGCCGACACCGATGACGAGAACGGCGATCGGCCCGCCAACCGGCGCCGTCGCCGTGGACGCCGTGGACGTGGCCGTGGCCGCGGGTCTGAGGGGGCGGCGGCCGAGGACGCCGACGACGAGTCCGAGGACGACGACTCCACCGCGGAATCGGAGGAGGCCGGAGACGCCGAGGACGCCGCCGACGAGGAAGGCGGTTCGGCCGAGGACGCGGGCAACCGTCGCCGTCGTCGCCGCCGTCGGCGCAAGGCCGGGTCCGGCGAGGAAGAGGACACCGGGTCGTCGGACGACCCGCCCAACACCGTCGTGCATGAGCGGGCCCCGCGCGCCAAGAGCAGCCGAGCCGCCAAGAGCGACCGCGGCACCGGCGACGACGAGATCCAGGGCATTACCGGTTCGACACGGCTGGAGGCCAAACGGCAGCGCCGGCGCGACGGGCGCGACGCCGGGCGCCGCCGCCCGCCGATCCTCAGCGAGGCCGAGTTCCTGGCCCGCCGCGAGGCCGTCGAACGCCGGATGGTGGTCCGTGACCGGGTCCGAACCGAGCCGCCCCACCAGGGCGCCCGCTACACCCAGATCGCCGTGCTGGAAGACGGCGTGATGGTCGAACACTTCGTGACGTCTGCCGCATCGACCTCGCTGGTGGGCAACGTCTACCTGGGCATTGTCCAGAACGTCCTGCCGTCGATGGAGGCCGCCTTCGTCGACATCGGCCGGGGCCGCAACGGCGTGCTCTACGCCGGTGAGGTGAACTGGGAAGCCGCCGGGCTCGGTGGCGCCAACCGCAAGATCGAACAGGCGCTCAAACCCGGCGACTATGTCGTCGTGCAGGTCAGCAAGGACCCCATCGGACACAAGGGCGCCCGGCTGACCACGCAGGTGTCGCTGGCCGGTCGCTACTTGGTCTACGTCCCGGGCGCGTCGTCGACCGGGATCAGCCGCAAGCTGCCCGACACCGAACGTCAGCGGCTCAAGGAGATCCTGCGCGAGGTGGTTCCCGCCGACGCCGGCGTGATCATCCGTACCGCGTCGGAGGGCGTCAAGGAATCCGACATCCGCGCCGACGTCGAACGCCTCCAGGAACGCTGGACCCAGATCGAGGCCACCGCGGCCGAGACCAAGGGGAAAGCCGCCGGAGCCGCAGTGGCGCTCTACGAAGAGCCTGACGTGCTGGTCAAGGTGATCCGCGACCTGTTCAACGAGGACTTCTCCGAGTTGGTGGTCTCCGGTGATGACGCCTGGGCCACGATCAACGACTACGTGGGCTCGGTGGCCCCCGAGCTGGTGTCGAAGTTGACCCGCTACACCGCGCCGACGGGCCCGGACGGCCAGGCCGGTCCGGACGTATTCGCCGTGCACCGCATCGACGAGCAGCTGGCCAAGGCGCTGGACCGCAAAGTCTGGCTGCCCTCGGGCGGCACGCTGGTGATCGACCGCACTGAGGCAATGACGGTGGTCGACGTCAACACCGGCAAGTTCACCGGCTCCGGGGGCAACCTCGAGGAGACGGTGACCAAGAACAACTTGGAAGCCGCCGAAGAGATCGTGCGGCAGCTTCGCCTGCGGGACATCGGCGGCATCATCGTCATCGACTTCATCGATATGGTGCTGGAGTCCAACCGGGACCTGGTGCTGCGTCGGCTCACGGAGGCGCTGGGCCGCGACCGAACCCGCCATCAGGTTTCGGAGGTGACGTCGCTGGGGCTGGTGCAGCTGACCCGCAAACGCCTGGGCACCGGGCTGATCGAGGCGTTCTCGACGTCGTGTCAGCACTGTGCGGGGCGTGGCATTGTGCTGCATGCCGATCCGGTGGATTCGGCCGCGCCGGGACGTAAGACGGAGTCGGGCGGCAGCGGCGGCACCACCACCAGCAGCCGCCGCAGCAAGCGCTCGAAGAAGCCGAAGGTCGACGAACCGGCGGTCGTCAAGGTTCCGGTGCACACGCCCGGTGACCACCCGATGTTCAAGGCGATGGCTGCGGCCAGCGACCGACACGATGAGTCCGACGACGAGCACGAGACCGCGCCCGACGGCGACGAGCTGGTGGTGAACCTCGCCGAGCAGGGCGCCGAAGGCGCCGAGGAGGCCGACGGTCCCGACGAGGTGGCCACGGAGTCCCTGGAGTCTGAGGTGGCCGATGAGGACCTCGCCGACACCGAGGACGACGCCGACGACGAAGACGTCGATGAGGATGCCGACGACGCGGATGTCGACGACGACGAAGACGAAGACGCCGACGACGAAGTCGATCTTGACGATGACGACGACGAAGACTTCGACGACGACCTGGATGTCATCGATGAATCTGATGAATCCGACGAATCTGATGAAGACGACTCCGACGATGCAGAAGACGCCGAGGACTTTGACGAGCCCGAGGTGGCAGTTGCGGTGGTCGAGCGTCCACGTCGTCGGCGTGCGGCGGCCCGGCCGGCCGGGCCACCGATCTAA
- the rplU gene encoding 50S ribosomal protein L21, whose protein sequence is MATYAIVKTGGKQYKVAVGDVLKVEKIESEPGSSVSLPVALVVDGATVTTDAAKLAKVAVTGEVLEHTKGPKIRIHKFKNKTGYHKRQGHRQQLTVLKVTGIK, encoded by the coding sequence ATGGCGACGTACGCAATCGTCAAAACCGGCGGCAAGCAGTACAAGGTTGCCGTTGGTGACGTGCTCAAGGTTGAGAAGATCGAGTCCGAGCCGGGATCGTCGGTCTCGCTGCCGGTCGCGCTGGTCGTGGACGGTGCCACCGTCACCACCGACGCCGCCAAGCTGGCGAAGGTCGCGGTCACCGGAGAGGTCCTGGAGCACACCAAGGGCCCCAAGATCCGCATCCACAAGTTCAAGAACAAGACCGGCTACCACAAGCGGCAGGGTCACCGTCAGCAGCTGACCGTGCTCAAGGTCACCGGAATCAAGTAG
- the rpmA gene encoding 50S ribosomal protein L27, which produces MAHKKGASSSRNGRDSNAQRLGVKRFGGQVVKAGEILVRQRGTHFHPGVNVGRGGDDTLFATAPGAVEFGVKRGRKLINIVPVARAES; this is translated from the coding sequence ATGGCACACAAAAAGGGCGCTTCCAGCTCACGTAACGGGCGCGACTCAAACGCCCAGCGACTCGGCGTCAAGCGGTTCGGCGGCCAGGTCGTCAAGGCCGGCGAGATCCTGGTCCGCCAGCGCGGCACTCACTTCCACCCCGGCGTGAACGTCGGGCGCGGCGGCGACGACACCCTGTTCGCCACGGCACCCGGTGCGGTCGAATTCGGTGTGAAGCGCGGCCGCAAGTTGATCAACATCGTGCCTGTCGCCCGCGCGGAGAGCTAA